In one window of Chryseobacterium sp. JV274 DNA:
- a CDS encoding BrxA/BrxB family bacilliredoxin yields the protein MYPTDLVMPMKAELTDKGFQDLTTPTQVEDALKQSGTTLLVINSVCGCAAGAARPGVVYSLTGDKKPDHLTTVFAGFDTEAVAEARKHLAPFPPSSPCVALFKDGELVHMLERHHIEGNPAGAIAANLQAAYDEYC from the coding sequence ATGTATCCAACAGATTTAGTAATGCCTATGAAGGCAGAGCTTACAGATAAAGGTTTCCAGGACTTGACAACTCCAACTCAGGTAGAAGATGCATTGAAGCAGTCCGGAACTACATTATTGGTAATTAACTCCGTATGTGGTTGTGCAGCAGGTGCTGCAAGACCGGGAGTTGTATACTCTTTGACTGGAGATAAGAAACCTGATCATTTAACAACTGTATTTGCAGGATTTGATACTGAGGCTGTAGCTGAGGCAAGAAAACACCTTGCTCCATTCCCTCCAAGTTCTCCATGTGTAGCTCTTTTCAAAGATGGTGAATTGGTTCACATGCTGGAAAGACACCACATCGAAGGAAACCCTGCAGGAGCTATCGCAGCAAACCTACAGGCTGCATATGATGAGTATTGCTAA
- a CDS encoding GatB/YqeY domain-containing protein, with product MSLENIISEAIKTAMREKDRVALDSLRAVKSQILLLQTEARGAEVSAEQEIAILQRMIKQRKDSFEQFSAQGRQDLAEVEEAQMKVIEKFLPKQLSAEELETEIKNIISETGAESIKDLGKVMGAASKVLAGKSDGKSISEMAKKLLS from the coding sequence ATGAGTTTAGAAAATATAATAAGCGAAGCTATAAAAACAGCCATGAGAGAAAAAGACAGAGTAGCTCTGGACTCTCTTCGTGCTGTAAAATCTCAGATTCTTCTTTTACAGACAGAAGCAAGAGGCGCTGAAGTTTCCGCAGAGCAGGAAATTGCTATTCTGCAGAGAATGATCAAGCAGCGTAAAGATTCTTTTGAGCAGTTTTCAGCTCAAGGAAGACAGGATCTTGCAGAAGTAGAAGAAGCTCAAATGAAAGTAATTGAGAAGTTTTTACCTAAACAACTTTCTGCTGAAGAACTTGAAACAGAAATTAAAAATATTATTTCTGAAACCGGAGCTGAATCTATTAAAGATTTAGGGAAGGTAATGGGAGCAGCATCAAAAGTATTAGCCGGAAAATCTGACGGAAAAAGTATTTCCGAGATGGCTAAAAAGCTCCTGTCTTAG
- a CDS encoding GH3 auxin-responsive promoter family protein, with the protein MATKALFNTVVNWFIRQRIDQIQNFMDHPIETQKGILFSQLFHAEDTEYGKLYGFNSISSYQDFKNKVPIVTYEEMEPYIEKARQGQKDISWPGLIKHFAKSSGTTNAKSKFIPISAESLEYCHMKAGKDMVSIYANNHPENQLFNYKNLRLGGSSELYADFNTKFGDLSAILIDNLPFWVEITTTPSKKVSLMGEWESKLKAITSEVKNEDVGSILGVPSWMMVLLQKVLKETNIGSISELWPNLEVFFHGGISFKPYREQFRQIIGKNINYYEIYNASEGFFGIQDRSDSDEMLLMLDYGIFYEFIPMDQFHFSNPKVVSLEDVEVGKNYAMVITTNGGLWRYLIGDTVVFTSTNPFRIKITGRTKHYINAFGEELMITNVESALSKACEATGAQITDFTGAPVFMKGNEGGAHEWIFEFSQHPDNLDLFIDAFDKHLKTINSDYEAKRYNNLTLKRPIVHIAKTNLFYHWLEAKGKLGGQNKVPRLSNDREYIEPLLEMNK; encoded by the coding sequence ATGGCAACCAAAGCACTTTTCAATACCGTCGTCAACTGGTTCATCCGTCAGAGGATAGATCAGATACAGAATTTCATGGATCATCCCATTGAGACCCAGAAAGGTATACTCTTTTCCCAGCTGTTTCATGCAGAAGACACGGAATACGGTAAACTGTACGGATTCAATTCTATATCAAGTTATCAGGATTTTAAAAATAAAGTCCCGATCGTTACCTATGAAGAAATGGAACCTTATATTGAAAAAGCAAGGCAGGGTCAGAAAGATATAAGCTGGCCCGGGCTCATTAAACATTTTGCCAAATCGTCGGGAACCACCAATGCCAAGAGTAAATTTATACCCATTTCTGCAGAAAGCCTGGAATACTGTCACATGAAGGCAGGAAAGGATATGGTTTCCATTTACGCCAATAACCATCCCGAAAATCAGCTTTTTAATTATAAAAATTTACGTTTAGGAGGAAGTTCTGAACTGTATGCTGATTTCAACACAAAATTTGGGGATTTATCCGCTATTTTAATTGATAACCTTCCATTTTGGGTAGAAATAACCACAACCCCAAGCAAAAAAGTCTCATTGATGGGAGAATGGGAAAGCAAACTGAAGGCGATCACCTCTGAAGTAAAAAATGAAGATGTGGGAAGTATCCTTGGGGTACCAAGCTGGATGATGGTTCTCCTTCAAAAAGTATTAAAGGAAACCAATATCGGAAGTATTTCAGAACTATGGCCGAATCTGGAGGTGTTTTTTCACGGCGGAATCAGTTTCAAGCCCTACAGGGAGCAATTCAGACAGATCATCGGAAAAAACATCAATTACTACGAAATTTACAATGCTTCTGAAGGCTTCTTCGGGATACAGGACAGATCAGACAGTGATGAGATGCTTCTGATGCTGGATTACGGTATATTTTACGAATTCATTCCCATGGATCAGTTCCATTTTTCAAATCCGAAAGTGGTAAGTCTGGAAGATGTGGAAGTAGGTAAAAACTATGCCATGGTAATTACAACCAACGGCGGTCTGTGGAGATACCTGATTGGCGATACCGTTGTCTTTACATCAACCAATCCATTCAGAATAAAAATAACAGGAAGAACAAAACATTATATCAATGCATTTGGTGAAGAACTGATGATTACCAATGTGGAATCTGCCCTTTCAAAGGCATGTGAAGCTACGGGAGCGCAGATCACCGATTTCACAGGAGCTCCTGTCTTTATGAAAGGAAACGAAGGAGGTGCCCATGAATGGATTTTTGAGTTCAGTCAGCATCCAGATAACCTGGACCTATTTATTGATGCTTTTGACAAGCATTTAAAAACAATCAACTCTGATTATGAAGCAAAGAGATACAACAATTTGACGCTTAAAAGACCTATTGTACATATTGCTAAAACCAACCTTTTCTATCACTGGCTGGAAGCTAAAGGAAAACTTGGCGGGCAAAATAAGGTGCCAAGGTTGAGCAATGACAGAGAATATATTGAACCTTTGCTGGAAATGAATAAATAA
- the ftsZ gene encoding cell division protein FtsZ — MENIGTQGFSFDLPKGNSSIIKVIGVGGGGNNALKHMYEKGIHGVDFVICNTDAQTLDNNPVANKVQLGTTITEGLGAGADPEVGEKSAIESIEDIKAAMGQNTKMVFITAGMGGGTGTGAAPVIAKVAKDMGILTVGIVTVPFSFEGKRRLDQAENGLDKLKNNVDSLIVINNDKLRQQFGNLGFKQGFSKADEVLANAAKGMAEVITGYFDVNIDFRDAKSVLQNSGTALMSTGTASGENKAEEAVRKALDSPLLNDNKITGAKNVLLLIRSGAEEVTMDEIGIIMDHIQKEAGNTADIIFGVGADEELGDAVSVLVIATGFSNDNKKFAGPTEKIRISLNDSFDAPKNSPFKTREERESAPDTTYDSSRANHFRLDDEDHSTQFKVTSIEKKMILEEEQVRPEIKFSDKEEDIINTPEQAWKNEEESEQEYSLFSIDEENEDPNDLEIQSFSFDFENKKDEPQAGTPFSSSFTEEKPVEFSFFVNEPVRNEPNTDFGQPKAEFNNPSNAAVAEPAQKIETFYQKQEEPKAETKTAFENKTEIEAPKTEESEFTFVNKTIDQDRVIERRNKLKEFNSRYQSFDSTSEFESIPAFKRKNISIDGTNASDQNINTYLSDNNGSMQIRENRFLNKDVD, encoded by the coding sequence ATGGAAAATATAGGTACACAAGGATTTTCATTTGATTTGCCAAAAGGAAATTCATCCATCATAAAAGTAATCGGTGTAGGGGGCGGTGGAAACAACGCTCTGAAGCACATGTACGAGAAAGGTATTCACGGAGTTGATTTCGTGATTTGTAATACAGATGCTCAGACTCTTGATAATAACCCGGTTGCTAATAAAGTTCAGTTAGGAACCACAATCACAGAAGGTCTTGGAGCAGGTGCAGACCCTGAGGTTGGTGAAAAATCTGCAATCGAAAGTATTGAAGATATTAAAGCAGCTATGGGACAAAACACCAAAATGGTGTTTATCACTGCCGGAATGGGCGGTGGTACCGGTACCGGAGCGGCTCCTGTCATTGCTAAAGTAGCAAAAGACATGGGAATTCTTACTGTAGGTATTGTTACCGTTCCTTTCAGTTTTGAAGGTAAAAGAAGACTTGATCAGGCTGAAAATGGTCTTGATAAACTAAAAAATAATGTTGATTCATTAATTGTTATCAACAACGATAAACTAAGACAGCAGTTCGGAAACCTTGGATTCAAGCAGGGATTCTCAAAAGCCGATGAAGTTCTAGCTAATGCAGCCAAAGGTATGGCAGAAGTTATTACAGGTTACTTTGATGTAAACATTGACTTTAGAGATGCTAAATCTGTACTTCAGAATTCAGGTACCGCTTTGATGTCTACAGGAACTGCTTCAGGTGAAAATAAAGCCGAAGAAGCGGTAAGAAAAGCCCTTGATTCTCCATTATTGAATGATAATAAGATTACAGGTGCCAAAAACGTTCTGTTATTGATCAGAAGTGGTGCTGAAGAAGTAACCATGGATGAGATCGGTATCATCATGGACCATATTCAGAAAGAAGCTGGAAACACCGCAGATATTATCTTCGGAGTAGGTGCTGATGAGGAATTGGGAGATGCAGTAAGCGTTCTTGTTATCGCAACAGGATTCTCTAACGACAATAAGAAATTTGCAGGACCTACAGAGAAAATCAGAATCAGTCTTAACGACAGCTTCGATGCTCCGAAAAACTCCCCTTTCAAAACAAGAGAGGAAAGAGAGTCTGCACCTGATACCACCTATGATTCCAGCAGAGCCAATCATTTCAGATTAGATGATGAAGACCACAGCACACAGTTCAAGGTTACATCCATTGAAAAAAAAATGATTCTTGAAGAAGAGCAGGTAAGACCCGAAATAAAATTCTCTGATAAAGAGGAAGATATTATAAACACTCCTGAACAGGCGTGGAAAAACGAAGAAGAAAGTGAGCAGGAATACAGCTTATTTTCTATTGACGAAGAGAATGAAGATCCAAACGACCTGGAAATTCAGTCTTTCTCATTTGATTTTGAAAATAAAAAAGATGAACCACAGGCAGGAACTCCATTCAGCAGCTCGTTTACAGAAGAAAAGCCTGTTGAATTCAGCTTCTTTGTAAACGAACCTGTGAGAAACGAGCCTAATACCGATTTCGGACAGCCAAAAGCAGAATTTAACAACCCAAGCAATGCTGCTGTAGCTGAACCGGCTCAGAAGATTGAAACCTTCTATCAGAAACAGGAAGAACCAAAAGCAGAAACAAAAACTGCTTTTGAAAACAAAACAGAAATTGAAGCTCCAAAAACGGAAGAATCAGAATTCACTTTTGTGAATAAAACGATCGACCAGGACAGAGTGATTGAAAGAAGAAATAAATTGAAAGAATTCAACTCACGCTACCAGAGCTTTGACAGCACGAGTGAGTTTGAATCTATTCCTGCTTTCAAAAGAAAAAATATTTCGATCGACGGAACCAATGCTTCAGATCAGAACATCAACACGTATCTGTCTGACAACAATGGATCTATGCAGATCAGAGAAAACAGATTTTTAAATAAAGACGTAGACTAA